A genome region from Schaalia sp. 19OD2882 includes the following:
- the pyrF gene encoding orotidine-5'-phosphate decarboxylase — protein sequence MSAVMPFGDRLAASMAAHGPVCVGIDPHPGLLDAWGLERSPTGVLRFSQIVLEALGGCVGALKPQAAFFEEYGSGGVSALESLVSVCREVGTPCIVDAKRGDIGSTMSGYARAYLTDGSPLAGDAVTLSPYLGLGSLTPALEAALDSGRGAFVLALTSNPEGAALQHSVGSDGRSVAARIVDELSPWNTKCDATHMGSFGVVIGATVGTALDDLDIDLTTLAGPVLAPGVGAQGAGSEQVRAVFGASLPQVLASTSRAVLSAGPDADSLRSAYVRTVRDLGFDG from the coding sequence ATGAGTGCAGTCATGCCTTTCGGGGACCGTCTTGCGGCGTCGATGGCCGCACACGGGCCCGTGTGCGTGGGGATCGACCCTCATCCGGGCCTCCTTGACGCATGGGGGCTCGAACGCAGTCCCACAGGAGTCCTCCGTTTCTCCCAGATCGTCCTCGAGGCGTTGGGCGGGTGCGTGGGCGCCCTCAAACCGCAAGCAGCCTTCTTCGAGGAGTACGGCAGCGGGGGAGTGTCCGCCCTGGAATCGCTGGTGTCGGTCTGTCGCGAGGTGGGCACACCGTGCATCGTGGACGCCAAGCGCGGAGACATCGGCTCGACCATGTCCGGATACGCCAGGGCCTACCTCACTGACGGCTCGCCGCTGGCCGGCGACGCAGTGACCTTGTCGCCGTACCTGGGTCTGGGGTCCTTGACGCCGGCGCTGGAAGCGGCCCTGGACTCCGGCCGTGGAGCATTCGTACTGGCTCTGACCTCGAACCCTGAGGGGGCGGCTCTGCAGCACAGCGTGGGATCGGATGGACGATCGGTGGCGGCACGAATCGTCGACGAGTTGTCGCCATGGAACACAAAGTGTGATGCGACTCACATGGGATCCTTCGGGGTTGTCATCGGCGCGACGGTCGGCACTGCGCTGGATGACCTCGACATCGACCTGACCACACTCGCCGGCCCTGTGCTCGCACCGGGTGTCGGCGCGCAAGGCGCCGGATCGGAGCAGGTGAGAGCCGTTTTTGGCGCATCATTGCCACAAGTGCTCGCCTCCACCTCCAGAGCGGTCCTGTCCGCAGGGCCCGACGCCGACTCCTTGAGGTCCGCCTACGTGCGGACCGTGCGTGACCTCGGCTTTGACGGTTGA